TTGTGGTTTTGGAAAAGTTCTTTTTCCATCACGGTTATTAGCAAAAGCTGGTTTCTTACCATAAACTTTTTTAACTTTTTTAGGTTTTAATCCTCTTTCAGAATCTAAATTAATAATTAAGTTTCTTAAGATAATTTTGCTAATGTTTAATTTTCTAGTTAATTCAGCAATTAAATGTGGTTCTGCTTTTACAGAAATTAAATAATATGTTGCACGTGACATTTTTTTAATAGGATAAGCTAATTCGCTGCGTTCTAATTTTTCCATTTTAGCATTTTTTTCATTTAAAACGCTAAACACTAAAGAAGTAAAATCTTCTTCTTTAGCAGTAGGATCAACTAGAATCATAATTTCATAATTTGACATTATTAAATACTCTCCTTTTGGACATTTGGACCAGTTTAGGTCAAGGAGTCTCGCCTTTGTTAAAAATTTAACATAACTATTATATTATAAAATCAATTTAATAGATAAATTAGCATCTAATTAATTAATAGTTGTTAAATAGCTTAACCGATAATTAAAAATATATAAAATAAAATTTATTTTGATAAAAAAATCAATTGAATTAACTTCAATCAATTTCGATATAATCATATTTTTTTTCTTTAGATTTTTTTTCTAAAACCTTGAAATATAGTTTTTCTTTAAAAGTAAATTTACTATTTTTACGTAGTGGACGATTAATTTGCAATTCAAGTCAGTTAGATAGTGAAAGATTTTTTTCATTTTCATCTAATTCATAGCCTAGAATTTTTTCAAATTCAAGTTGTTTTCATAATGTTTTCATTATTACTGTGCCTTTAGCTTCACAACGTTCTAAACTTATTTCATAAATTTGTTCATCATCGTCATATTCGTCATAAATCTCTCCAACGACTTCTTCTAAAATATCTTCAACAGTGATTATTCCAATAACATTTCCACTATTGTTATTTTCAGTTACAAAAGCCATTTGAGCACGCGATTGTCTTAGTTTTTCTAAAGCCACCGAAAGAATTGAATTAGCAGAAAGAGTTGGCACCATTTTAACATAATTCATAATATTTCCACGTTTCAAAAAGAAAATATCTTTTAAAAGTAAAATTCCAATCAAATTACCATTTTTTTCAACCGGTATTCTCGAATAGTTGGTTTTCTTAAACATCTCTAATGCTTCGGACATTGTTGCTTTAGACGATATATAATCAACATTTTTTAATTTAATATAGTGTTGTAATACTTTCGTTGAATCTAAATCAAGCACATTTTGTGCCATTGCTGATTCATTTGTATCAAGAACTCCCTCATTTTGAGCGATATTAATTAAATTTTTTACTTCTTCTTCAGTATTCGTGATATAAATTTTTTTACCAATTTTTGAAATTGGGAAGGTGATAGGGAAAAATAATCAATATAGCATTTCAATAAATCAATAAAAAGATCTAATTGTTTTTTCAGGATGAGCTTTTGCTATCAATTTTGGAATTATTTCAGCTAAAAATACAATAATTGGTGTCATTACTAAAGTTGAAATAATTGTTGCAATTCCAGAATTTAGTGTTGTTAAAGATAGTACATATACTAGTAATGTTGAAGCTGAAATATTAACAAGGTTATTGGCAATCAGAACCGTTCCAAGTGTACGGTTAAAAAAATTATGCTGTTTCTCTATTAATTTAGCTCCACGAACATTTTTTTCAATTAATGTATTAATTTTAGCGCGATTTAAGGCTGTATAAGCTGTTTCGCAAGCTGAAAAAATTCCACTGCAAATTAGTAAAAATAATAATAAAATTGAATAAACAATATATTCTCATAGGTGACCCTGGACAGTTTTTATATCATTTGTTGTGAGCGGTATATCCATTCTTAGTTATTCTCCGTAATTATTTTAATAAATTCTATTATACTATATATCTTTCAATGTATAAAAATATAAATTTATAAATTTATTGGAATTTTTAGTTAAATTTATATAATAATACTATGTTTAAATTTGAAGACGTTAAATTAGTTCAATTACCAGAACAAGTGTTAAGAAAAAAATCTCAAAATGTGGAATTGCCTTTATCACAAGAGAATATTGATTTAATTGAAAAAATGATTTTCCATGTCGATGATAGTCAAAAAAGAAACACTAAGTTTCGCCCAGCTGTTGGTGTGGCGGCAGTTCAATATGGAATTTTAAAAAATATTTTTTATATTATGATCAAAGATGATAAAGAAAAATATTTATTTAAAGACGCTCTAATTAATCCAGTTATGATCGGACATTCCGAACACAAAATTGCCATTTCTGAAGGTGAAGGATGTTTGAGCGTTAACGAAAATCATCCAAATCAAGAGGGATATATTTATCGATATTCACGTGTTTTAATTAAGGCTTATTCATATTTGGAGAAAAAAGAAAAAATTTATGATGTTTCGGGTTACCCCGCTATTGTAATGCAACATGAATTTGATCATTTACAAGGCACGCTATTCATTGATCATATTAACAAAAAAGATCCATGATATAAAGAAGAGAACGCTAAATTTATTTAAAAAATTAAACGCAATCATGAATGAATTGCGTTTTTTTAACTTGACGCCACAAAATGAGTAAAAATAAAGTAATTCATTTTTTGAAATAATATTAGTGGATTAATTAATAGACATGTCACATAAATTAATTACAATATAAAAATTCATACTATGTATTTACATAATTTGTGTGAATTTTTTTTTCTCACAAACATATCGATGATAAATATTAGTTCTTCTAACTAGTAAATATTTAGCAACTGATTCGATTTGAATATTACTTTACCCTTTTAGATTTTGTTTTTTCTTTCTTTTCTCTCTAATTTTTTATGAATAATTTCATTTATTTGTTTTTGTGTAAGCCACTTGCCTTTAGCGAATCAATAAGGATCCAAAAATAAAATTAATTTCTTCTTTATTTAAATTCTCAAATTTTTAATTATTGGACGGCCTGATTTATCTTTTGGTGATTTTCTTGAGTTTAATTTTAAATTTATAATATTAGAATTATATGCAAGCATCATTTTTGCAATAACTTTCTTTTGTATGTAACCTACACATTGGTACAATAATATTTTATATTTTTACATTATTTGTTATCAATAATAAACTGAATTAAAGCAATTTTAAATCCACTTTTTGCAATTAATTTACAGTATTTTAGTTTTTTATTAAATGAAATTATTTTAACATAAAAACACTCCTTATTTTCTTGGAGTGTCTAAATTATTAATTTAACTTACTTTTACAAGCATCTTTTATTCCATATTTTAAGCATTTATTTCTTTAATTAAAGCGTTTAAAATTTCCCCATTAACTTCTTTAACGGTTTTTCCTTCAGGGGCTACTTCAACCATTTCCTTAATTCCAAGCAATTTAACAGCATTAGCCTTATTTTCTTGAGAAACAATTTTTTTAAACATTTCTATAGCATTGACAATAGATTGACCGGCCAATGTTTTATCATTGTCTGTTTTTGTCGAATCTGATAATGAAACGAATTCATCTCAATATCCTAATCTAACATTTTCTATTTTTTTTGTTTTGTTGAAATCAGAAATAATGTCTGAATCTTGTTTTTTGGTAAATAAATCAGTTAAAACCCGATAAATAGTTGCACCAATTCTTTTTTCGATTGATGTAAAGAATAAGGATTCCTGTCTCGGAAAGTTCTTTGATTGGTCATTGTCAACACCAATAATTGATTGTGCAGTTTTAGAACTTATAATTTCTTTTGCAACAACAGTAATAAATGGTCCTGCTACAGGAAGAATAATTGCGGGATTGCCATTTTTGGTAATGTTTTGAACAATATTAATCTTCGCTGGATTTTCAGTATTAAAGTTGGTATCGATAACGATAGGATTAGAGGTGATTAAAGCCTTTTTATCTTTATTATTCGGTTCGTTATTAAAGTTTTTAATTCCACCAAGAAATCCTGTAATAAAGTTGGTAACTTCTTTTCTCGGGTGTCCACCAAAAGTAGCAATTCCTCTTTTTTCACGATCAGCTGCATTAGGGTATTTTTTAGCTAGAAAATCAGCAGCAGCATATCCTGCGATTCAGGCTGCTTCTTCAATTTTATAATTTAAGGTAATAATTTTGCCTTTTAATTTTTCTTGTTGTTCTGGTGTTAATCCATCTAGAATTCAGTCAACACCAACAACAACGGCATTTGAATTTGCTAAGGCATCTAAATTTCTTCCATTTCCATTTAGTAATCATTTTTTGAATAAGTAACTGTGTTTAAATCCAGTTAGTACTCAAACATTTTTTGGTCCACTAATGAGTTCATCATATGATTTCGTAACGGCAGCATCATCAAATGGTTCAAGATATGAACTTGTTATATTTTTAGTTTGAATTGAGTGTTGAGATATTGCCTCTCAAACTGATTGATTGAATGATAAATCGATTAATTTTTCACCGGCAATTAGAAGAACTATATCTAATTTTTTTGTATTTCCAGATTCTATTGCTTGTTTAATCTCAGCATCCTTTTTCTGTGCTATAGGTCTAATTTTAGCTATATCAGTTTTTGCATATGTTTTGGTAAAATCACGATTGTCTTGACCATTACCATTCATACCATTATCAAGTTGATCAAGTTTTTTATTCATATCTTGACCGCTTCCCCCGTTGCCACTATTATCTTTTTTTTCGCATGAAGCTGCGATTAAGGGAAGAATTGCAACAGCCGCTGGTAAAGCAATTCATCATTTGAAATTTTTCTTTTTCACAGTTAATCCTTTTGCATGTTTTATTTAACAATTATAATATATATGGCTATATATATAGAACAATATAGTAAATAAAAGCTTAAATTTAGTGCGATTTTGACGGAATTTAATAATTTTTCAAATATTTTATACTGAAATAATTTTAATAAAATTCAAAAGCTTTCAAATGATTAATATGTTTATTATGTATATTATAAAAAATTTCAAAAAATCTAAAAATTGATTAGGATGAGTAAGATTAATTTCAGAAACTTTTAATAAAATTATTTAATTTATTTTTAAACATTTTGAACAAATTAGTAAGTTTTAATTATTTAGTCACTTTGATAAATCAATAGTTAAGCAAAAAAATAACAAAAAGTGCGAATAATTTCGCATCATTTCTTGGTAATATATTTGCCTATTTTTTAATCATCTCATTATATTGTTTAGCAAAAGTTTCGAACAATTGCACAATAAATTCGATTTCTTTGACTTGTTGACGGTTTTGATTGGCCTGATCGGTAATTTCAACTATAATTTCTGAACTATCATTTTCAGCAACGATATTCACAAGAAAAGTGTTAATCTTTTCACGATTTCAATCAGATTCAGCACTTTTATCTAAATTTATTTTTAGACTATTGGTTTTTTTAGTTGTTGTCAACATTGAAATATTAATAAAACGGCTTTGATCAGATTTAGTTTCATAATTGATTGTTATTGTCATGTTATTTTTCCTCCATATGATTATCACTAATTTTTTTGGCAATAATTTCACTCCGTTTTTTTAGCGATTTAATCCCACCTTCTAAATAAAGGGATTCTCCAGTCTCTTCGGTGTCATTATTAATAATAATGTTTTCTAAACGGAATTTATTTTCAGCAATTTCATCAAAAATATTTGCTATAATCACTTGCCCTTCAAGTAGTGTGCCGATGTTCGAATTATGAGTAACGATAAACATTTGTTGCCCCTCTTGTTTCTTGGTTAAAAGCAGCGGTAAAATGTTTTCGGTGATGGTTTTATTATCAAGATTATCTTCAATTTGATCAAGTAATAAATAGTCAGCATTATTTCTATAGTTTTGAATGTTATCCAAAACATAATTAATCCCAAATAAACTTTTTTCGCCAAGTGACATGTCTTGATATCTTTTCTTACCAGCATAAATTTCAACATGATTTTCAATTAATGGAATAATAACTTTT
The sequence above is a segment of the [Mycoplasma] phocae genome. Coding sequences within it:
- the rpsF gene encoding 30S ribosomal protein S6 gives rise to the protein MSNYEIMILVDPTAKEEDFTSLVFSVLNEKNAKMEKLERSELAYPIKKMSRATYYLISVKAEPHLIAELTRKLNISKIILRNLIINLDSERGLKPKKVKKVYGKKPAFANNRDGKRTFPKPQNKDNTETRQGNNETRGERKPKPRLEKIK
- a CDS encoding hemolysin family protein, which gives rise to MDIPLTTNDIKTVQGHLWEYIVYSILLLFLLICSGIFSACETAYTALNRAKINTLIEKNVRGAKLIEKQHNFFNRTLGTVLIANNLVNISASTLLVYVLSLTTLNSGIATIISTLVMTPIIVFLAEIIPKLIAKAHPEKTIRSFYWFIEMLYWLFFPITFPISKIGKKIYITNTEEEVKNLINIAQNEGVLDTNESAMAQNVLDLDSTKVLQHYIKLKNVDYISSKATMSEALEMFKKTNYSRIPVEKNGNLIGILLLKDIFFLKRGNIMNYVKMVPTLSANSILSVALEKLRQSRAQMAFVTENNNSGNVIGIITVEDILEEVVGEIYDEYDDDEQIYEISLERCEAKGTVIMKTLWKQLEFEKILGYELDENEKNLSLSNWLELQINRPLRKNSKFTFKEKLYFKVLEKKSKEKKYDYIEIDWS
- the def gene encoding peptide deformylase, with the translated sequence MFKFEDVKLVQLPEQVLRKKSQNVELPLSQENIDLIEKMIFHVDDSQKRNTKFRPAVGVAAVQYGILKNIFYIMIKDDKEKYLFKDALINPVMIGHSEHKIAISEGEGCLSVNENHPNQEGYIYRYSRVLIKAYSYLEKKEKIYDVSGYPAIVMQHEFDHLQGTLFIDHINKKDPWYKEENAKFI
- a CDS encoding BMP family ABC transporter substrate-binding protein encodes the protein MKKKNFKWWIALPAAVAILPLIAASCEKKDNSGNGGSGQDMNKKLDQLDNGMNGNGQDNRDFTKTYAKTDIAKIRPIAQKKDAEIKQAIESGNTKKLDIVLLIAGEKLIDLSFNQSVWEAISQHSIQTKNITSSYLEPFDDAAVTKSYDELISGPKNVWVLTGFKHSYLFKKWLLNGNGRNLDALANSNAVVVGVDWILDGLTPEQQEKLKGKIITLNYKIEEAAWIAGYAAADFLAKKYPNAADREKRGIATFGGHPRKEVTNFITGFLGGIKNFNNEPNNKDKKALITSNPIVIDTNFNTENPAKINIVQNITKNGNPAIILPVAGPFITVVAKEIISSKTAQSIIGVDNDQSKNFPRQESLFFTSIEKRIGATIYRVLTDLFTKKQDSDIISDFNKTKKIENVRLGYWDEFVSLSDSTKTDNDKTLAGQSIVNAIEMFKKIVSQENKANAVKLLGIKEMVEVAPEGKTVKEVNGEILNALIKEINA